A section of the Euwallacea similis isolate ESF13 chromosome 9, ESF131.1, whole genome shotgun sequence genome encodes:
- the LOC136410993 gene encoding 1,5-anhydro-D-fructose reductase-like, which produces MKSIKLAISGLKMPIVGLGTWRAQPEEIEKAVNVALECGYRHIDTAFNYNTEESIGKVLNQWIDSGRVKREELFITTKLPNFGNRPSEVECFLKLSLKKLQLEYIDLYLMHMPFSFHLNETTMAPLINKDGTFSLDPVDFVETWKVMEDQVKKGLCKAIGVSNFNAEQLQRLINNSEIKPDVLQVELHAYLQQKDLREVCSRLNVAVTAYSPLGSPGANNHFSTKYDYSLDDFPDILGHPDVKELASKYNKTPGQILLKHLIQQDVIVIPKSGNPHRIKSNIDLFNFNLDQADVERLDRLDRAEKGRIFNFMFFKGVENHPHYPFKRSKQ; this is translated from the exons ATGAAGAGTATTAAACTGGCTATTAGCGGGTTGAAAATGCCCATTGTGGGGTTGGGGACGTGGAGGGCACAACCCGAGGAGATCGAGAAAGCTGTTAATGTGGCTTTGGAATGTGGGTACAGGCACATTG ATACAGCATTTAATTACAATACTGAGGAGTCTATAGGAAAAGTTCTGAACCAGTGGATCGACTCTGGAAGAGTGAAAAGGGAGGAACTATTCATTACAACAAAG ctCCCAAATTTTGGAAACAGACCCAGTGAAGTGGAGTGCTTCCTTAAACTCTCACTCAAGAAATTGCAACTAGAATACATTGACTTATACCTCATGCATATGCCATTCAGCTTCCATCTCAACGAAACCACTATGGCCCCTCTAATAAACAAAGATGGTACTTTTAGTTTGGATCCAGTGGACTTTGTTGAAACCTGGAAA gtAATGGAAGATCAAGTGAAGAAGGGCCTCTGTAAAGCTATTGGGGTGTCAAATTTCAACGCTGAGCAGCTGCAAAGACTTATCAATAACTCTGAAATTAAGCCTGATGTCCTGCAAGTGGAATTGCATGCTTATTTGCAGCAAAAGGACCTAAGGGAAGTCTGCAGTCGGCTTAATGTAGCAGTAACTGCGTATTCTCCTTTGGGAAGCCCTGGAGCTAATAATCACTTTAGCACAAAATATGATTACTC CTTAGATGATTTTCCTGATATTCTGGGCCATCCAGACGTCAAAGAACTGGCTtcaaaatacaacaaaacCCCCGGACAAATTCTGCTCAAACACCTGATTCAACAAGACGTGATTGTTATTCCTAAAAGTGGAAATCCTCACAGAATCAAGTCTAACATAGatctgtttaattttaatctggACCAAGCAGATGTGGAGAGGTTGGATCGGCTTGATCGTGCTGAAAAGGGGCGCATATTCaactttatgttttttaagggGGTGGAGAACCACCCGCATTATCCATTCAAGAGGAGCAAGCAGTAA
- the lace gene encoding serine palmitoyltransferase 2: MTLQVDEFRRNDCYQNVKVNGTLKTNWCPIDNKKTSNKEPLRQKTKVLRESFEPPPFLTAILTQISFSLIMLLSFISQFCSRIFYPPKAIEETGRSGYPLLFNRFSMFYSRYVYRRVRDCWNYPICSVPGSEVVLKDRVTNDCGWTFEFTGTQTKCLNLASYNYLGFAEASGPCAEAAIASIYQYGISSGGTRMRYGTMPVHNNLEEILAEYLGVEDAITCGMGYATNALYIPSLIEPGCLVISDEKNHASLIWGIKVNGATVRVFKHNDMEQLEQMLKEAIYFGQPSESFKPWKKIVIVVEGVYSMEGTIVKLPEVIALKKKYKAYLYLDEAHSIGAMGKQGKGIVDYFESDPKDVDVLMGTFTKSFGSAGGYIAGNRELITHLRQHSLASSEAWAMSPPLAAQIIAVLHILMNKDGSNEGQRRIEALARNTRYFRMRLNQIGVIIHGNEDSPVVPILVYLYSKIAGMVRSLIKEKIATVGVGYPATPLYEGRIRICLSAGHTKEQLDYALKVIEKVADDIGLKYSRKPKDLTPIDYDTIKVYQD, from the coding sequence ATGACCCTTCAAGTGGACGAATTCCGCAGAAACGATTGCTACCAGAACGTCAAGGTGAACGGAacgttaaaaacaaattggTGTCCCAtcgataataaaaaaacgagCAATAAAGAGCCTTTGAGGCAAAAGACCAAAGTGCTACGAGAGTCATTCGAGCCGCCCCCCTTCCTGACAGCTATCCTCACTCAAATCAGCTTCTCTCTTATCATGCTGTTAAGCTTCATTAGCCAGTTTTGCAGCCGAATCTTCTACCCCCCTAAAGCGATTGAGGAGACTGGCAGATCTGGGTACCCCTTACTTTTCAATCGATTTTCCATGTTCTATTCTCGGTATGTCTATCGGAGAGTTAGGGACTGCTGGAACTACCCCATATGCAGTGTACCGGGAAGTGAAGTTGTCCTCAAGGATCGAGTGACAAATGACTGTGGATGGACCTTTGAGTTCACTGGTACTCAAACTAAGTGCCTTAATCTGGCTTCATATAACTATTTGGGTTTTGCTGAGGCCTCCGGCCCATGTGCTGAAGCTGCAATTGCCTCAATTTATCAGTATGGAATCAGCTCAGGGGGCACTCGCATGAGGTATGGAACAATGCCTGTACACAATAATCTAGAGGAGATACTTGCTGAGTATCTAGGTGTTGAAGATGCGATTACGTGCGGCATGGGCTATGCCACTAATGCCTTATATATTCCAAGCCTTATTGAACCAGGCTGCCTAGTGATTAGTGATGAGAAGAACCATGCTAGTTTGATTTGGGGCATCAAAGTGAATGGGGCCACAGTAAGGGTATTCAAGCACAATGATATGGAGCAACTGGAACAGATGCTCAAAGAGGCAATTTACTTTGGACAGCCCTCTGAGAGTTTCAAGCCTTGGAAGAAGATTGTGATTGTTGTTGAAGGAGTTTACAGTATGGAGGGAACTATAGTAAAACTTCCTGAAGTGATAGCTTTGAAGAAGAAGTACAAAGCCTATTTATACTTAGATGAAGCTCACAGTATTGGGGCCATGGGTAAACAAGGAAAGGGAATTGTAGATTACTTTGAGTCTGACCCCAAAGATGTGGACGTTCTTATGGGGACTTTTACAAAAAGCTTTGGCAGTGCGGGGGGTTACATTGCAGGCAATCGAGAATTGATAACACACCTGCGCCAGCACAGTTTGGCCTCAAGCGAGGCTTGGGCCATGTCACCCCCTTTAGCAGCCCAAATAATAGCAGTTTTACACATTCTTATGAACAAAGATGGCTCCAACGAAGGGCAACGAAGAATTGAAGCACTTGCTCGAAACACCAGATACTTCCGAATGAGACTGAACCAAATTGGAGTGATCATCCATGGTAACGAGGACTCCCCAGTGGTCCCCATTTTGGTCTACTTGTACTCCAAAATAGCAGGAATGGTGCGCAGCTTGATTAAGGAGAAAATCGCCACTGTAGGGGTGGGATACCCTGCCACCCCTCTCTATGAGGGCCGCATCAGGATTTGTTTGTCCGCAGGACACACCAAAGAGCAGCTAGACTATGCTTTGAAAGTGATCGAGAAAGTGGCGGATGATATAGGGCTAAAGTACTCGCGGAAACCAAAAGATCTCACGCCCATTGACTATGATACAATTAAGGTGTATCAGGATTAG